The Hymenobacter sp. 5317J-9 genome has a window encoding:
- a CDS encoding ATP-binding protein — MLPILRLGLALLGACLLARPPAAQAQTLPSRRFGLSEGLPETSVSDLAQDGQGRLWLVSEVGAAWYDGHEFHSLTTRSGLPNTRVTTLAADPGPGANMWLGMRDGSICYYNSATGRARRITPRRTQARFAQVLTLLPQGTGTSRRLWVGTAGGALYCLRWPDAPMPGDSLAMPVAQPVQARAGSGDKPKAVNALLPAPDGGLWVGSDEGLRLLDAATGRPRPLPAGLPEELRSGPVVGLSAAPDGRLWCSTPAAGLFVLDPPALGGRVRRYTAAQGLCSDRVLRVVAEPGRAGRVWALTGNGLCYLPTPTAPVVRCLPGTGLISHSYRRGDLLLDREGNVWSTSANGLTQYLPDARFALFDTTDGLPGTKVYALAPAQDAPGSYWVGTNDGLALFSPGAAGGARCQALPRREPDLHNIVRAVLPRANGDVWVGTIQGGSAVWEAGKRRWRLLSPEIPALAETTVASMAEDTHGRIWLATETNGLVIYDPATARIEQYVGPPLAGARRLMKVLRSRTGTMWLGTENAGLLQAEETPRPGGAPGLRFRMVAPRPAGAEPLSIFSISEDQRGALWMSSFGEGIFTYDPARPARGLRPVPLSEEPGAHLDNPYFVQCDARGDVWLGTTRGLLRYEPGSGRQTFFGCEEGFMGQETGINAVLAEPNGTLWAGTVAGLMRYTPTGARPNRVAPYPRLTGLRLFRRDTVLRPGASLPYFLNHLTFDYSANSLTNPGRVRYQYRLRGFDDDWTRPLATRSAAYTNLPPGDYRFELRAANEAGVWSPVPASYSFSIRPPWWRTWWAYALYALGFGLTIYWVRDYTRRRERERADRQLERQALEHLQEMDRVKNDFFTDISHEFRTPLTLILGPAETLAADAPDPTTRHMGGLVLRNARKLLALINQVLDLSKLEAGALRLQPTPGDAAATVRHLVASFASLAESRRIALRCDAPATAVPLVFDAAKLEEVVTNLLANALRFTPTGGTVTVSVAELPATAAAPTGRVTIAVRDTGPGIAAADLPFLFDRYYQAHSVPGKPRTGTGIGLALVRELTVLHGGTVAVTSEPGAGATFTLELPRGLRSVAETPPPAAAPAPATPAAGAEDAASPAELALPHAPLVLIIEDNEEVRRFVQDTLALEGYRLLLADDGTAGLDLARAEVPDVVVSDVMMPGLDGYQVCAALKTDPATSHIPVVLLTARSGPADKLEGLETGADSFLAKPFNPRELRAQVRNLLVLGQRVRARFAPELAPQALADDEPASRLAAHAEAVAGLPSLDQDFLRRVNESVLAHLADETFGVDELGADIGMSRTQVHRKLKALTGQSPGECIRSTRLYRALALLQAQVGTVAEVAYQVGFGSPAAFSTAFSRQFGYPPSATVRHHKAGRSEA; from the coding sequence TTGCTACCCATTCTACGGTTGGGCTTAGCGCTGCTGGGCGCCTGCCTGCTCGCCCGTCCGCCGGCCGCCCAGGCCCAGACGCTGCCCTCGCGCCGCTTTGGTTTGAGCGAAGGCCTGCCCGAAACCAGCGTGAGCGACCTGGCCCAGGACGGTCAGGGCCGCCTCTGGCTGGTGTCGGAAGTGGGCGCCGCCTGGTACGACGGCCACGAGTTTCATTCCCTCACCACCCGCTCGGGCCTGCCCAACACCCGCGTCACGACCCTTGCCGCCGACCCCGGCCCCGGCGCCAACATGTGGCTGGGCATGCGCGACGGCTCCATTTGCTACTACAACTCGGCCACGGGCCGGGCCCGGCGCATCACGCCGCGCCGCACGCAGGCCCGTTTCGCCCAGGTGCTCACCCTGCTGCCGCAGGGCACCGGCACCAGCCGCCGCCTCTGGGTGGGCACGGCTGGGGGCGCGCTCTACTGCCTGCGCTGGCCCGATGCGCCCATGCCCGGCGACAGTCTGGCCATGCCCGTGGCCCAGCCGGTGCAGGCCCGCGCCGGCTCCGGCGACAAGCCCAAAGCCGTGAATGCCCTGCTGCCGGCCCCAGACGGGGGCCTGTGGGTGGGTTCCGACGAAGGCCTGCGCCTGCTCGACGCGGCCACCGGCCGCCCGCGCCCGCTGCCGGCCGGCCTGCCCGAAGAGCTCCGCTCCGGCCCCGTGGTGGGCCTGAGTGCCGCCCCCGATGGCCGCCTGTGGTGCAGCACACCCGCGGCGGGCCTGTTTGTGCTCGACCCGCCGGCTCTGGGCGGGCGCGTGCGGCGCTACACTGCCGCCCAAGGCCTGTGCTCCGACCGCGTGCTGCGCGTGGTGGCCGAGCCCGGCCGCGCGGGGCGCGTGTGGGCCCTCACCGGCAACGGCCTGTGCTACCTGCCCACGCCCACGGCCCCAGTGGTTCGCTGCCTGCCCGGTACCGGCCTCATCTCGCACAGCTACCGCCGCGGCGACCTGCTGCTCGACCGCGAAGGCAACGTGTGGTCTACTTCGGCCAACGGCCTGACCCAGTATCTGCCCGATGCGCGGTTTGCCTTGTTTGATACGACTGATGGCTTGCCGGGCACCAAAGTATACGCCCTGGCGCCGGCCCAGGACGCGCCCGGAAGCTACTGGGTGGGCACCAACGACGGCCTGGCCTTATTCAGCCCGGGGGCCGCGGGCGGCGCGCGCTGCCAGGCGCTGCCCCGCCGCGAGCCCGACCTGCACAACATAGTGCGGGCGGTGCTGCCCCGCGCCAACGGCGACGTGTGGGTGGGCACCATCCAGGGTGGTTCGGCGGTGTGGGAGGCTGGCAAGCGCCGCTGGCGCTTGCTCAGCCCGGAGATTCCCGCCCTGGCCGAAACCACGGTGGCCAGCATGGCGGAAGACACCCACGGCCGCATCTGGCTGGCCACCGAAACCAACGGCCTCGTTATCTACGACCCCGCCACGGCCCGCATCGAGCAATACGTGGGCCCGCCGCTGGCCGGGGCCCGCCGCCTGATGAAGGTGCTGCGCAGCCGCACCGGCACCATGTGGCTGGGCACCGAAAACGCGGGCCTGCTGCAGGCCGAAGAAACGCCGCGGCCCGGCGGTGCCCCCGGCCTGCGTTTCCGGATGGTGGCACCCCGGCCGGCCGGGGCCGAGCCGCTGTCCATCTTCTCCATCAGCGAAGACCAGCGGGGAGCGTTGTGGATGAGCAGCTTCGGCGAAGGCATTTTCACCTACGACCCGGCCCGCCCGGCCCGCGGCCTGCGCCCGGTGCCGCTGAGCGAAGAGCCCGGCGCGCACCTCGACAATCCGTATTTTGTGCAGTGCGATGCCCGCGGCGACGTGTGGCTGGGCACCACCCGCGGCCTGCTGCGCTACGAGCCGGGCTCCGGCCGCCAAACTTTTTTTGGCTGCGAAGAAGGCTTCATGGGCCAGGAAACCGGCATCAACGCCGTGCTGGCCGAGCCCAACGGCACGCTCTGGGCCGGTACCGTGGCGGGCCTGATGCGCTACACACCCACCGGCGCCCGCCCCAACCGCGTGGCACCTTACCCGCGCCTCACGGGCCTGCGCCTGTTCCGGCGCGACACGGTTCTGCGGCCCGGTGCCAGCCTCCCATATTTTCTCAATCACCTCACCTTCGACTACAGCGCCAACAGCCTCACCAACCCCGGCCGGGTGCGCTACCAGTACCGCCTGCGGGGCTTCGACGACGACTGGACCCGCCCCCTGGCCACGCGCTCGGCCGCCTATACCAACCTGCCGCCCGGCGACTACCGCTTCGAGCTGCGCGCCGCCAACGAGGCCGGCGTGTGGAGCCCCGTGCCGGCCTCGTACTCGTTCAGCATTCGGCCGCCGTGGTGGCGCACGTGGTGGGCCTATGCGCTGTATGCGCTGGGCTTCGGCCTGACCATCTACTGGGTGCGGGACTACACCCGCCGCCGCGAGCGGGAGCGGGCCGACCGCCAGCTCGAGCGCCAGGCCCTAGAGCACCTGCAGGAAATGGACCGGGTGAAAAACGATTTCTTTACCGACATCAGCCACGAGTTCCGCACGCCGCTCACCCTCATTCTGGGCCCCGCCGAAACCCTGGCCGCCGACGCGCCCGACCCCACCACCCGCCACATGGGCGGCCTGGTGCTGCGCAACGCCCGCAAGCTGCTGGCCCTCATTAACCAGGTGCTGGACTTGAGCAAACTCGAAGCCGGCGCCCTGCGCCTGCAGCCCACGCCGGGCGATGCGGCCGCCACCGTGCGGCACCTGGTGGCCTCGTTTGCCTCATTGGCCGAGAGCCGGCGCATTGCCCTGCGTTGCGACGCGCCGGCCACGGCCGTACCGCTGGTGTTTGATGCCGCCAAGCTGGAGGAAGTCGTTACCAATCTGCTGGCCAATGCGTTGCGGTTTACGCCCACGGGCGGCACCGTCACCGTCAGCGTGGCCGAGCTGCCGGCCACGGCCGCCGCGCCCACGGGCCGCGTCACGATTGCCGTGCGCGACACCGGCCCCGGCATTGCTGCCGCCGACCTGCCGTTCCTGTTCGACCGATACTACCAAGCCCACAGCGTGCCCGGCAAGCCGCGCACTGGCACGGGCATCGGGCTGGCGCTGGTGCGCGAGCTCACGGTGCTGCACGGCGGCACAGTGGCCGTGACCAGCGAACCGGGGGCGGGCGCTACGTTCACGCTGGAGCTGCCGCGCGGGCTGCGCTCGGTTGCCGAAACACCACCGCCCGCTGCCGCCCCCGCCCCCGCGACGCCGGCAGCTGGAGCCGAGGACGCCGCAAGCCCGGCCGAATTGGCGCTGCCCCATGCGCCGCTGGTGCTCATCATCGAAGACAACGAGGAGGTGCGCCGCTTTGTGCAAGACACGCTGGCCCTGGAGGGCTACCGCCTGCTGCTGGCCGACGACGGCACCGCCGGCCTGGACCTGGCCCGCGCCGAAGTGCCCGACGTGGTGGTGAGCGACGTGATGATGCCCGGCCTGGACGGCTACCAGGTGTGCGCCGCCCTCAAAACCGACCCGGCCACCAGCCACATTCCGGTGGTGCTGCTCACCGCCAGGTCGGGCCCGGCCGACAAGCTCGAAGGCCTCGAAACCGGCGCCGACAGCTTCTTAGCCAAGCCCTTCAACCCGCGCGAGCTGCGGGCACAGGTGCGCAACCTGCTGGTGCTGGGCCAGCGCGTGCGGGCCCGCTTTGCCCCGGAGCTCGCCCCACAGGCCCTGGCCGACGACGAGCCGGCCAGCCGCCTGGCCGCCCACGCCGAGGCCGTGGCCGGCCTGCCATCCCTCGACCAGGACTTCTTGCGGCGCGTCAACGAGTCGGTGCTGGCACACCTGGCCGACGAAACATTCGGCGTCGACGAGCTCGGGGCCGACATTGGCATGAGCCGCACCCAGGTGCACCGCAAGCTGAAGGCCCTCACCGGGCAGTCGCCGGGCGAATGCATTCGGAGCACGCGCCTCTACCGGGCGCTGGCCCTGCTGCAGGCCCAGGTGGGCACGGTGGCCGAAGTGGCGTACCAGGTGGGGTTTGGGAGCCCGGCGGCATTTTCCACGGCGTTTTCGCGGCAGTTTGGCTACCCGCCCAGCGCCACGGTGCGGCACCACAAAGCCGGCCGTAGCGAAGCCTGA
- a CDS encoding GNAT family N-acetyltransferase, whose amino-acid sequence MVTNLPARRLEPADLSWATAFLESACSEHPVLNYCCTGPDAHGQRLWLLEQVLRFGLRYGRVYTNAEGNALAVWIGPEHPAATLRRFLRTALLPAALWRLEWAGFQRLRHFLVATTWLRRHSLTANQHHYLLALAVRPADRGQGLGRRLLRVTLAAMHAARMPCYLDTQQPALLAFFRRLGFRMLGECTTGQAPDAPINWGLVREGHA is encoded by the coding sequence ATGGTCACGAACCTGCCCGCGCGCCGCCTGGAGCCCGCCGATTTGAGCTGGGCCACGGCCTTTCTGGAATCGGCCTGCTCCGAACACCCCGTGCTGAACTACTGCTGCACCGGCCCCGATGCCCACGGCCAGCGCCTCTGGCTGCTGGAACAGGTGCTGCGTTTTGGCCTGCGCTACGGCCGCGTGTACACCAACGCCGAGGGCAATGCGCTGGCCGTCTGGATTGGGCCCGAGCACCCGGCGGCCACGCTGCGGCGCTTCCTGCGCACCGCCCTGCTGCCCGCCGCGCTCTGGCGCCTCGAATGGGCCGGCTTTCAGCGGCTGCGGCATTTTCTGGTCGCTACCACTTGGCTGCGACGCCACAGCCTCACGGCCAACCAGCACCACTACCTGCTGGCGCTGGCCGTGCGTCCTGCCGACCGCGGCCAGGGCCTGGGCCGACGCCTGCTGCGCGTGACGCTGGCCGCCATGCACGCTGCCCGCATGCCCTGCTACCTCGACACGCAGCAGCCCGCGTTGCTGGCATTCTTCCGGCGGCTGGGGTTTCGCATGCTGGGCGAATGCACTACCGGCCAAGCCCCCGACGCCCCCATCAACTGGGGCCTGGTGCGCGAAGGCCACGCCTGA
- a CDS encoding two-component regulator propeller domain-containing protein — protein sequence MISLLVWVAAPVAAQTLAVRPYTTANGLVQSSVYCLGQDPEGRLWIGTQGGVCVFDGKEFRNYGGREGLPDSHVQAVAVAPDGRTVWLGQKYAGLAALGPTGRIRPVPLPGLRVPGRIAALWASQTEVWLGSNAQGVWRLRFSSGRADTVVQHWSAGRGLPTDTVEWLGPGLHGRQWATTPKGVVLFDRRTGQPLPAAQAALPADLRQHAYGCHRVSDSVAWVGSARGLLRVSATPGGDWHLRRYGPESGLAVGPALRVVQDPAGRVWVNTVAGLYRGVFRGNVLRFQLILPRATFDDDRACDVLVDREGSLWAATDAGVNQYLTDERFAQFTTVDGLPANPVTALAQARSGELWVGTQCDIGRMPLATTGPQLPARPLVVPARTRRGHYVLSLLPDSRGGMWVGTLGEGARRYDLQTGRWETYDGNVEGLAGQYVASMAEDRRGRVWLVTHRRGVTVYDPTDRSFRTFRNGQRGLMSNNFWQVYRDRAGRLWLASDDAGLVSVDTDHDTFRRVDGQAGRLTVGSISEDWRGHLWLGPVGAPLMRYEPATGRLHTYGLHLGLQSINPYFVQCDSVGRVWVGTHLGIDVFDPARKTVRSYAPADGFLGGETDENAVLLTAGGQVWMGTVGGLMLYDPRHVPRPAMLPRPRLTNLRVNLRDTALQAGLTLPYQLNGLSFDFRGVSLARPGSVRYQYRLRGLGEAWAGPGQGTSATFANLPPGPYTFEVRATNGEGGWSRPAAFAFTIEAPWWRRWWAWGLYASALVLALYAVRRRTRWQERERAERRLERQALSHLQEMDRVKTDFFTNISHELRTPLTLILGPAELLADEAPDAVSRQRGGLVLSQARKLLSLINQLLDLSKLDSGALRLHPASGDVGQLVRHTLAGFEDLAARQGVVLRLEAPAGPVPLVFDAEKLDEVLTNLLANALRFTPAGGTVTLRLSQSVPTVAAPAGTVELAVLDTGPGIGPEHLPHLFDRFYQASSDGRTQTDTGTPRQGTGIGLALVRELVALHGGTVEVSSTPGRGACFVVRLPKGMLTADASEAASGGAMTSAPVAPAYSAPPSVLSPAPLSIPDDPLNEREVVLLIEDSAEVRSFIAEALAADGYRLLLAEDGEAGLAQARAEVPDLVVSDVMMPGLGGHQVCAALKADPATSHIPVVLLTARSSADDRLLGLETGANAYMPKPFRPRELRAQVRSLLQLSQQSRARFAELAAAVPAVNTPADAPGVLTAPLPNQLAVHAAAVSGLPSLDQAFLAKFDAAVLAHLGDEFYGVDQLGQELGLSRTQLHRKLKALTGHAPGEYLRNTRLLRALALLQARAGTVAEVAYQVGYGSPAHFSTAFSRQFGFAPSTVGKEQA from the coding sequence TTGATAAGTCTGCTCGTGTGGGTGGCGGCACCGGTCGCGGCCCAAACCTTGGCGGTGCGCCCATACACCACTGCCAACGGGTTGGTGCAGTCCAGCGTGTATTGCCTGGGCCAAGACCCGGAAGGCCGCCTCTGGATAGGCACCCAGGGCGGCGTGTGCGTGTTCGACGGCAAGGAATTTCGCAACTACGGCGGGCGCGAGGGCCTGCCCGACTCGCACGTGCAAGCCGTGGCCGTGGCCCCCGACGGCCGCACCGTGTGGCTGGGTCAGAAATACGCCGGCCTGGCGGCCCTGGGGCCCACCGGCCGCATCCGGCCGGTGCCGTTGCCGGGCCTGCGTGTGCCCGGCCGCATTGCGGCGCTTTGGGCCAGCCAGACCGAAGTATGGCTGGGTTCCAACGCCCAAGGCGTGTGGCGCTTGCGCTTTTCTTCAGGCCGGGCCGACACCGTGGTGCAGCACTGGAGCGCCGGCCGCGGCCTGCCCACCGACACCGTGGAGTGGCTGGGGCCGGGGCTGCATGGGCGGCAGTGGGCCACCACGCCCAAAGGCGTGGTGCTGTTCGACCGCCGCACGGGCCAGCCGCTGCCTGCCGCGCAGGCGGCCCTGCCCGCCGATTTGCGCCAGCACGCCTACGGCTGCCACCGCGTCAGCGACTCGGTGGCCTGGGTGGGCTCGGCGCGCGGGTTGTTGCGGGTGAGCGCGACGCCCGGTGGGGATTGGCACCTGCGCCGCTACGGGCCGGAGTCGGGCCTGGCCGTGGGGCCGGCGCTGCGCGTGGTGCAGGACCCCGCCGGCCGGGTGTGGGTGAATACCGTGGCCGGCCTGTACCGGGGTGTGTTTCGGGGAAATGTACTTCGCTTTCAACTGATTCTGCCGCGCGCCACCTTCGACGATGACCGTGCCTGCGACGTGCTGGTGGACCGCGAAGGCAGCCTCTGGGCCGCCACCGATGCCGGCGTCAACCAGTACTTGACCGACGAGCGGTTTGCGCAATTCACCACCGTAGATGGCCTGCCCGCCAACCCTGTAACTGCCCTGGCGCAAGCTCGAAGCGGGGAGCTATGGGTGGGAACCCAGTGTGACATTGGCCGGATGCCTTTGGCAACCACTGGCCCGCAACTGCCCGCCCGCCCGCTGGTAGTGCCCGCCCGCACGCGCCGCGGCCACTACGTGCTCAGCCTGCTGCCCGATAGCCGCGGCGGCATGTGGGTGGGCACGCTGGGCGAAGGCGCCCGCCGCTACGACCTGCAAACCGGCCGCTGGGAAACCTACGACGGCAACGTGGAAGGCCTGGCCGGCCAGTACGTGGCCAGCATGGCCGAAGACCGCCGCGGCCGCGTGTGGCTGGTGACGCACCGCCGCGGCGTGACGGTGTACGACCCGACCGACCGCTCGTTTCGCACCTTTCGCAACGGGCAGCGCGGGCTGATGAGCAACAATTTCTGGCAGGTATATCGCGACCGGGCCGGCCGCCTCTGGCTGGCCTCCGACGACGCCGGCCTCGTCAGCGTCGACACCGACCACGACACGTTTCGGCGGGTGGACGGGCAGGCCGGGCGCCTCACCGTGGGCTCCATTAGCGAAGACTGGCGCGGCCACCTGTGGCTGGGCCCGGTGGGCGCGCCGCTGATGCGCTACGAACCCGCTACTGGCCGCCTGCACACCTACGGCCTGCACCTGGGCCTGCAGTCCATCAACCCGTATTTCGTGCAATGCGACAGCGTCGGCCGCGTGTGGGTGGGCACCCATTTAGGCATCGACGTCTTCGACCCTGCCCGAAAAACCGTGCGTTCCTACGCGCCGGCCGACGGCTTTTTGGGCGGCGAAACCGATGAAAATGCCGTGCTTCTCACCGCGGGCGGGCAGGTCTGGATGGGCACCGTGGGCGGCCTCATGCTCTACGACCCCCGCCACGTGCCCCGGCCCGCTATGCTGCCCCGCCCGCGCCTCACCAACCTGCGGGTGAACCTGCGCGATACGGCGTTGCAGGCCGGCCTCACCCTGCCGTATCAGCTGAACGGCCTGAGCTTTGATTTTCGGGGCGTGAGCCTGGCGCGGCCGGGCAGCGTGCGCTACCAGTACCGCCTGCGGGGGCTGGGTGAGGCCTGGGCCGGGCCTGGTCAAGGCACCTCGGCCACGTTTGCCAACCTGCCGCCAGGGCCCTACACGTTTGAGGTGCGAGCCACCAACGGCGAGGGCGGCTGGAGCCGGCCGGCCGCGTTTGCTTTCACCATTGAGGCGCCGTGGTGGCGCCGCTGGTGGGCGTGGGGCCTCTACGCCAGCGCACTGGTGCTGGCCCTGTATGCGGTGCGGCGCCGCACCCGGTGGCAGGAGCGGGAGCGGGCCGAGCGCCGCCTGGAGCGCCAGGCCCTGAGCCACCTGCAGGAAATGGACCGGGTGAAAACCGATTTCTTCACCAACATCAGCCACGAGCTGCGCACGCCGCTTACCCTCATTCTGGGCCCGGCCGAGCTGCTGGCCGACGAGGCCCCCGACGCCGTGAGCCGGCAGCGCGGCGGGCTGGTGCTGAGCCAGGCGCGCAAGCTGCTGTCGCTCATCAACCAGCTGCTGGATTTGAGCAAGCTCGATTCGGGAGCCCTGCGCTTGCACCCCGCCAGCGGCGACGTGGGCCAGCTGGTTCGGCACACGCTGGCCGGTTTCGAGGACCTGGCGGCCCGCCAGGGCGTGGTGCTGCGGCTGGAAGCGCCGGCTGGCCCGGTGCCGCTGGTGTTCGATGCCGAAAAGCTTGATGAAGTCCTTACTAATTTGTTGGCCAATGCCTTGCGTTTCACGCCCGCGGGCGGGACCGTTACGCTGCGCCTGAGCCAGAGCGTGCCCACCGTGGCGGCCCCCGCCGGGACGGTGGAGCTGGCCGTGCTCGATACCGGCCCCGGCATCGGCCCGGAGCACCTGCCGCATTTGTTCGACCGTTTCTACCAGGCAAGTTCCGATGGCCGGACCCAGACCGACACGGGTACCCCGCGGCAGGGCACGGGCATTGGCCTCGCGCTGGTGCGCGAGCTGGTGGCCCTGCACGGCGGCACGGTGGAAGTAAGCAGTACCCCCGGCCGGGGCGCTTGCTTTGTGGTGCGCCTGCCCAAGGGCATGCTCACGGCAGACGCATCGGAGGCGGCCAGCGGCGGAGCGATGACCAGCGCCCCGGTTGCCCCCGCCTACTCCGCGCCGCCCAGTGTTTTGTCTCCGGCGCCGCTGTCCATCCCCGATGACCCGTTGAATGAGCGGGAAGTGGTGCTGCTGATAGAGGACAGCGCGGAGGTGCGGAGCTTCATCGCCGAGGCCCTGGCGGCCGACGGCTACCGGCTGCTGCTGGCCGAAGACGGAGAGGCCGGCCTGGCGCAGGCGCGGGCGGAAGTGCCCGACCTGGTGGTGAGCGACGTGATGATGCCCGGCCTGGGCGGCCACCAGGTATGCGCCGCCCTCAAGGCCGACCCGGCCACCAGCCACATCCCCGTCGTGTTGCTCACCGCCCGGTCTTCGGCCGACGACCGGCTGCTCGGGCTCGAAACCGGGGCCAATGCCTACATGCCGAAGCCGTTTCGGCCGCGCGAGCTGCGCGCCCAGGTGCGCAGCTTGCTACAACTCAGCCAGCAATCCCGGGCCCGCTTTGCCGAACTAGCCGCAGCCGTCCCGGCCGTGAATACGCCCGCCGACGCGCCGGGGGTACTCACGGCTCCGCTGCCCAATCAGCTGGCGGTGCACGCAGCGGCTGTGTCGGGCCTGCCCTCGCTCGACCAGGCCTTTTTGGCAAAATTTGATGCGGCTGTGCTGGCCCATCTAGGTGATGAGTTTTACGGAGTAGACCAGCTGGGGCAGGAGCTGGGCCTGAGCCGCACCCAGCTGCACCGCAAGCTGAAAGCCCTGACCGGCCATGCGCCCGGCGAATACCTGCGCAACACGCGCCTGCTACGGGCGCTGGCGCTGCTGCAGGCCCGGGCTGGCACCGTGGCCGAGGTGGCGTACCAGGTGGGCTACGGCAGTCCGGCCCATTTTAGCACCGCTTTCTCGCGGCAGTTCGGCTTCGCACCCAGCACAGTAGGGAAGGAGCAGGCCTGA
- a CDS encoding GNAT family N-acetyltransferase has protein sequence MHQPLLIRSHAASSAIPRRLEAADVAWATALLLRATAAHPALRYVCDGTSEVRQQWLLKQLLLLVLRHGAAYTNAPGTALALWLGPAQATVRTTPWWLLPATIWHLGWAGHRRLGRLLSTIAWLRRHGVAGPHHLLLGVAVLPEAQGRGEGRRLLTSTLALRQTPLPCYFSTQVPAQLAFYQGMGFELAGHCPVGDGPDGPLSNWGLLRPPTVYPAL, from the coding sequence ATGCACCAGCCTCTTCTCATTCGTTCGCATGCTGCCTCCTCGGCCATCCCCCGGCGCCTGGAGGCCGCTGATGTGGCTTGGGCCACGGCACTCCTGCTGCGGGCCACTGCTGCGCACCCGGCCCTGCGCTACGTGTGCGACGGTACCTCAGAAGTCCGCCAGCAATGGCTTCTGAAACAATTGCTGCTGCTGGTGCTGCGCCACGGCGCGGCGTATACCAACGCGCCCGGCACGGCCTTAGCCTTGTGGCTCGGTCCCGCGCAGGCCACCGTGCGCACCACCCCGTGGTGGCTGCTGCCGGCTACCATCTGGCACCTGGGCTGGGCCGGCCACCGGCGCCTGGGCCGCCTGCTGAGCACCATTGCGTGGCTGCGCCGCCACGGCGTGGCCGGGCCGCACCATTTGCTGCTGGGCGTGGCCGTGCTGCCCGAGGCGCAGGGCCGGGGCGAAGGGCGACGGCTGCTGACTTCTACGCTGGCGCTGCGGCAAACGCCGCTGCCCTGCTATTTCAGCACGCAGGTGCCGGCGCAGCTGGCTTTCTACCAAGGCATGGGCTTTGAGCTGGCCGGGCACTGCCCCGTGGGCGACGGCCCCGATGGGCCCCTGAGCAACTGGGGCCTGTTGCGGCCGCCCACAGTCTATCCCGCTCTCTGA